From one Nonomuraea polychroma genomic stretch:
- a CDS encoding LacI family DNA-binding transcriptional regulator: MLKIQDVARHAGVSAATVSRVLNGRSTVNPELAARVHAAVRELGYRPNGVARNLRRRQTTLWAVLVSDVGNPFFTSLVRGVEDGGRRFGYSVVLCNTDENRAREAEYIAVALADNMAGVIISPADDSTDISALVAAGTAVVTIDRELAETEVDAVLVDNEKGAEMATAHLLESGYRRIACITGPRRMSTAMQRLRGYQRALRAFGLPQDRALIRHADFREEGGYSAMASLLDEGVEMDAVFAANNLMTVGAVECLTEREVPIPGRVGVIGFDDIPWARLFRPGLSTVRQPTYELGRAAAQLLADRIDNPARPTARMVLQTELHLHESSRPRHL; this comes from the coding sequence TTGCTCAAAATCCAAGACGTCGCGCGACACGCCGGGGTCTCCGCCGCGACGGTTTCGCGCGTGCTCAACGGCCGCTCCACGGTCAACCCGGAACTGGCGGCACGGGTGCACGCGGCGGTCCGTGAGCTCGGATACCGGCCCAACGGAGTGGCGCGCAATCTCCGGCGCAGGCAGACCACGTTGTGGGCGGTGCTGGTCTCCGACGTCGGCAACCCGTTCTTCACCTCGCTCGTGCGCGGGGTGGAGGACGGCGGCCGGCGGTTCGGCTACTCGGTCGTGCTGTGCAACACCGACGAGAACCGGGCCAGGGAGGCCGAGTACATCGCGGTCGCGCTGGCCGACAACATGGCCGGCGTGATCATCTCTCCGGCCGACGACAGCACCGACATCAGCGCTCTCGTCGCCGCGGGGACCGCCGTGGTGACCATCGACCGGGAACTGGCCGAGACCGAGGTCGACGCCGTGCTGGTCGACAACGAGAAGGGCGCCGAGATGGCCACCGCCCACCTGCTGGAGTCCGGCTACCGGCGCATCGCCTGCATCACGGGCCCGCGCCGGATGTCCACCGCCATGCAGCGGCTGCGGGGCTACCAGCGGGCGCTGCGGGCCTTCGGGCTGCCACAGGACCGCGCCCTGATCCGGCACGCCGACTTCCGGGAGGAGGGCGGGTACTCGGCCATGGCGTCCCTGCTGGACGAAGGGGTGGAGATGGACGCCGTCTTCGCGGCCAACAACCTGATGACGGTGGGGGCCGTGGAGTGCCTGACCGAGCGGGAGGTGCCGATCCCGGGGCGCGTCGGGGTGATCGGGTTCGACGACATTCCGTGGGCCCGGCTGTTCCGGCCGGGGTTGAGCACGGTGCGGCAGCCCACGTACGAGCTGGGGCGGGCGGCGGCGCAGCTGCTCGCCGACCGGATCGACAATCCGGCTCGCCCGACGGCCCGGATGGTGCTGCAGACGGAACTGCATCTCCACGAGAGCTCCCGCCCCCGTCACCTCTGA
- a CDS encoding glycoside hydrolase family 172 protein, translating into MTYGEYGSSLRDLPRLRTSRRKRISSYDRTGGNEDRLTVQAGTTVTLADIEGPGSINHIWCTVALPLKDVPDAVDVDYLRRLVLKITWDGQEHPSVLVPLGDFFGMGHAKTANFVSAPLQMSPQDGKGFNSWFHMPFAGRAKVELISELSAEPVFFYYYIDYELFDSAADDLGYFHAQWRRERPTDGVEQGTQSNREYQVEGVNDTGDGNYVILEAEGRGHYVGCVLNIRNLRETSDWNWYGEGDDMIFIDGEPFPPSLHGTGTEDYFNTAWCPTQTYHAPYHGITMPGGDNWSGEISLYRFHVEDPITFTESIRVTIEHGHANKRSDDFSSVAYWYQTLPHRPFGIAPVEERLPFPAA; encoded by the coding sequence ATGACCTATGGCGAGTACGGCAGCAGCCTGCGCGACCTGCCCCGCCTGCGTACCTCGAGGCGCAAGCGGATCTCCAGCTACGACCGCACGGGCGGGAACGAGGACCGGCTGACCGTCCAGGCCGGCACCACGGTGACCCTGGCCGACATCGAGGGGCCCGGCTCGATCAACCACATCTGGTGCACCGTGGCGCTGCCGCTGAAGGACGTGCCGGACGCGGTGGACGTCGACTACCTGCGCAGGCTCGTCCTGAAGATCACCTGGGACGGCCAGGAGCACCCCAGCGTGCTGGTGCCGCTCGGGGACTTCTTCGGCATGGGCCACGCCAAGACCGCGAACTTCGTCTCCGCGCCGCTGCAAATGAGCCCGCAGGACGGCAAAGGCTTCAACTCGTGGTTCCACATGCCCTTCGCCGGCCGGGCGAAGGTGGAGCTGATCAGCGAGCTGTCGGCCGAGCCGGTGTTCTTCTACTACTACATCGACTACGAGCTGTTCGACTCCGCTGCCGACGATCTCGGCTACTTCCACGCCCAGTGGCGGCGCGAGCGGCCCACCGACGGCGTCGAGCAGGGGACGCAGAGCAACCGCGAATACCAGGTCGAGGGCGTCAACGACACCGGCGACGGCAACTACGTCATCCTGGAGGCCGAGGGGCGCGGCCACTATGTGGGCTGCGTGCTCAACATCCGGAACCTGCGCGAGACCAGCGACTGGAACTGGTACGGCGAGGGCGACGACATGATCTTCATCGACGGGGAGCCCTTCCCGCCGTCGCTGCACGGCACCGGCACCGAGGACTACTTCAACACCGCGTGGTGCCCGACGCAGACCTACCACGCCCCGTACCACGGCATCACCATGCCCGGCGGGGACAACTGGAGCGGGGAGATCTCCCTCTACCGCTTCCACGTCGAGGACCCGATCACCTTCACCGAGTCCATCAGGGTGACGATCGAGCACGGCCACGCCAACAAGCGCTCGGACGACTTCTCGTCGGTCGCGTACTGGTACCAGACCCTGCCGCACCGGCCGTTCGGGATCGCACCCGTCGAGGAGCGCCTGCCCTTTCCGGCAGCTTAG
- a CDS encoding carbohydrate ABC transporter permease, producing MSVRLRALAGYVLAAITVAPLVWLLVSVLKPADELFQVSVPSRLTLDNLLYVLTEVPIGRYMLNSAVVSVAVTVVALVLHSMAAYALARLRFPGRQVIFSVIVSTLLVSLPVILVPLFLVARQLGLLDTYAGLILPAIFHAFGIFLLRQYYLTIPRELEEAADLDGCGYFRRWWQVVVPLSRPILASLSVLFFLANWNAFLWPLTATRDPDLRMVQVGIATLQGQYGSAWNYVLAATVVAAVPTLIAFVLGQRRLVEAIKTSGLK from the coding sequence ATGTCGGTTAGGCTGCGCGCGCTGGCCGGCTACGTGCTGGCGGCCATCACCGTGGCGCCCCTGGTCTGGCTGCTGGTGTCGGTGCTCAAGCCCGCGGACGAGCTGTTCCAGGTGTCGGTGCCCAGCAGGCTCACCCTGGACAACCTGCTCTACGTGCTGACCGAGGTGCCCATCGGCCGCTACATGCTCAACAGCGCCGTCGTGTCCGTGGCGGTGACGGTGGTCGCGCTCGTGCTGCACTCGATGGCGGCGTACGCGCTGGCCCGGCTGCGGTTCCCGGGCCGGCAGGTCATCTTCTCGGTGATCGTCTCCACGCTGCTGGTGTCGCTGCCGGTGATCCTGGTGCCGCTGTTCCTGGTCGCCAGGCAGCTCGGGCTGCTGGACACGTACGCCGGGCTGATCCTGCCGGCGATCTTCCACGCGTTCGGGATCTTCCTGCTCCGGCAGTACTACCTGACGATCCCGCGCGAGCTGGAAGAGGCCGCCGACCTCGACGGATGCGGATATTTCCGGCGCTGGTGGCAGGTGGTCGTGCCGCTCAGCCGGCCCATCCTCGCCTCCCTCTCCGTGCTGTTCTTCCTGGCCAACTGGAACGCCTTCCTCTGGCCGCTGACCGCCACCCGCGACCCGGACCTGCGCATGGTGCAGGTCGGGATCGCCACCCTCCAAGGCCAGTACGGCTCGGCCTGGAACTACGTCCTGGCCGCGACGGTGGTCGCGGCCGTGCCCACCCTGATCGCGTTCGTGCTCGGCCAGCGCCGCCTGGTCGAGGCGATCAAGACATCCGGATTGAAGTAA
- a CDS encoding carbohydrate ABC transporter permease: protein MAISVDPGTVVSKPPDAAPPVWTRRRREALAGYAFVAPDLIGLLIFVGLPMVLALGVSLFSVDGFGGYTFVGLDNFRQMAGDTQLWQSVKVTFTYMVTFVPIGFVVSLGLALLVRDHFPGVGLVRTMFFLPHVISLVVVGVVWQFLLVDKQGAVPALLRPFGLGEVSFLGNPALALGSLVAISIWFLMGYQMLILLGGLKDIPKEYEEAARVDGATAWQRFRHVIWPLLRPTSFFVLVNSTVGAVTGLQAFDLVYVLTKGGPAGSTSTVVFYIYQQAFTFNNYGYAAALTTAVVAFLVVATGLMFGATKGGRFDVG from the coding sequence ATGGCCATTTCGGTCGACCCGGGCACGGTCGTCAGCAAGCCGCCTGACGCCGCACCTCCGGTGTGGACCCGCCGCAGGCGGGAGGCCCTCGCCGGGTACGCCTTCGTGGCGCCCGACCTCATCGGTCTGCTGATCTTCGTCGGGCTACCCATGGTGCTGGCCCTCGGCGTCTCACTGTTCAGCGTGGACGGGTTCGGCGGCTACACCTTCGTCGGACTGGACAACTTCCGGCAGATGGCCGGGGACACCCAGCTGTGGCAGAGCGTCAAGGTCACGTTCACGTACATGGTGACGTTCGTGCCGATCGGCTTCGTCGTCAGTCTCGGGCTCGCCCTGCTGGTCCGCGACCACTTCCCGGGCGTCGGCCTGGTGCGCACCATGTTCTTCCTGCCGCACGTCATCAGCCTCGTCGTGGTCGGCGTCGTGTGGCAGTTCCTGCTGGTCGACAAGCAGGGCGCGGTGCCGGCCCTGCTGCGGCCCTTCGGGCTGGGCGAGGTGTCGTTCCTGGGCAACCCCGCCCTGGCGCTCGGGTCGCTGGTGGCGATCAGCATCTGGTTCCTCATGGGCTACCAGATGCTGATCCTGCTGGGCGGGCTGAAGGACATCCCCAAGGAGTACGAGGAGGCGGCGCGGGTCGACGGAGCCACCGCCTGGCAGCGCTTCCGCCACGTCATCTGGCCGCTGCTCCGCCCGACCAGCTTCTTCGTGCTCGTCAACTCCACCGTCGGCGCGGTGACCGGGTTGCAGGCCTTCGACCTGGTGTACGTGCTGACCAAGGGTGGTCCGGCGGGGAGCACGTCGACCGTGGTCTTCTACATCTACCAACAGGCCTTCACCTTCAACAACTACGGCTACGCGGCCGCGCTGACCACTGCCGTGGTCGCCTTCCTGGTCGTGGCCACGGGGCTGATGTTCGGCGCGACGAAGGGAGGCAGGTTCGATGTCGGTTAG
- a CDS encoding ABC transporter substrate-binding protein → MSAFERVTRRSLLRGGAVVLGSAMAAPLLSACGSGGNGGSSKELTFWNFYGPNPQADAQSKWFTDLVAAWNANNEVKVKLHYLPVSEYLAGTALQTAFSAGQGPDIFLLSPGDFLRYYNGGVLTDLTPHLKPDQIADFDGGVLDTRKVDGKVYGLPMEREPLAMYYSIDAFEQAKLSEGDLPKTWDQLLDVAAKLTTKDRFGLLFETIPGYYQNFTWYPFMWMAGGSAVPENGGPGFNAPGIHNALKLWQDAITTKVAPRKPQGDGAGNAPANLGSGFVAMQQSGIWSVSQMEQGKKDFPYGVFPLPVPDGGTYTTDIGGWAFVGNAKGANPEAAAKFIAWALAATDADGVERGRQWNTVVKTNLPARKSVQEAAKAAGAFDKPALKVFLDQVVPGGRGEPRYTPEVYKAVSDAIQAAQLGGVAPAQAAADAAGKIDAFLKGYKGAAML, encoded by the coding sequence ATGTCGGCCTTCGAGAGGGTGACCCGCCGATCGCTGCTGCGTGGCGGAGCCGTCGTGTTGGGTTCGGCCATGGCGGCGCCGCTGCTGTCAGCGTGTGGGAGCGGGGGCAACGGCGGCAGCTCCAAGGAGCTGACGTTCTGGAACTTCTACGGTCCCAACCCGCAGGCGGACGCGCAGAGCAAGTGGTTCACCGACCTCGTGGCGGCCTGGAACGCCAACAACGAGGTCAAGGTCAAGCTCCACTACCTGCCGGTGTCCGAATACCTCGCCGGCACCGCGCTGCAGACGGCCTTCTCCGCCGGGCAGGGCCCGGACATCTTCCTGCTCAGCCCCGGCGACTTCCTCCGCTACTACAACGGCGGGGTGCTGACCGACCTCACGCCGCACCTCAAGCCCGACCAGATCGCCGACTTCGACGGCGGCGTGCTCGACACCCGCAAGGTCGACGGCAAGGTCTACGGCCTGCCGATGGAGCGCGAGCCGCTGGCCATGTACTACAGCATCGACGCCTTCGAGCAGGCCAAGCTGTCGGAGGGCGACCTCCCCAAGACGTGGGACCAACTGCTCGACGTCGCCGCGAAGCTGACCACCAAGGACCGCTTCGGGTTGCTGTTCGAGACCATCCCCGGCTACTACCAGAACTTCACGTGGTATCCGTTCATGTGGATGGCCGGCGGCTCGGCCGTGCCCGAGAACGGCGGGCCCGGCTTCAACGCGCCCGGGATCCACAACGCGCTCAAGCTGTGGCAGGACGCGATCACCACCAAGGTGGCGCCGCGCAAGCCGCAGGGCGACGGCGCCGGCAACGCGCCGGCGAACCTGGGCAGCGGTTTCGTCGCCATGCAGCAGAGCGGCATCTGGTCGGTGTCGCAGATGGAGCAGGGCAAGAAGGACTTCCCGTACGGTGTCTTCCCGCTGCCCGTGCCCGACGGCGGCACGTACACGACCGACATCGGCGGGTGGGCGTTCGTGGGCAACGCCAAGGGCGCCAACCCCGAGGCGGCGGCGAAGTTCATCGCCTGGGCCCTGGCGGCCACCGACGCGGACGGCGTCGAGCGCGGCCGGCAGTGGAACACGGTCGTCAAGACGAACCTGCCCGCCCGCAAGTCCGTGCAGGAGGCGGCCAAGGCCGCCGGCGCGTTCGACAAGCCCGCGCTGAAGGTCTTCCTGGACCAGGTCGTCCCCGGTGGCCGCGGCGAGCCTCGCTACACGCCCGAGGTCTACAAGGCGGTTTCCGACGCCATCCAGGCAGCCCAACTCGGCGGTGTCGCCCCGGCCCAGGCGGCGGCCGACGCCGCCGGCAAGATCGACGCTTTCCTGAAGGGCTACAAGGGTGCCGCGATGCTCTGA
- a CDS encoding GIY-YIG nuclease family protein, translating to MPHEPGVYRFRDRRGRTLYVGRATDLRSRVQSYWGDLRDRRHLTEMVARVARVEAVACDSVHEAAWLERNLLEAGMPPWNRTPGGAETSIYIVIDTRPHTAGTRTSHVAQFDGVVGFGPYLGGARARQAVSGLHRAFPLSYTRDRLTAAERDIATRLGVGPQSRKRLAAAVISALDGTNTGAARDVLTAARDRAAAALTFELAARIHAELAALEWVTSVQRVTVEGGGDHDICGWAEGLAVTFAIRGGRLNGWEQRACSRSAVARACAVTPPEWAAFAQLNAELAAALLRS from the coding sequence CTGCCTCATGAGCCTGGCGTCTATCGGTTCCGCGACCGGCGCGGCCGGACCCTTTACGTGGGGCGCGCCACCGACCTTCGGAGCCGGGTGCAGTCTTACTGGGGTGACCTGCGCGATCGCCGGCACCTGACAGAGATGGTCGCCCGAGTCGCCCGCGTCGAGGCGGTAGCGTGCGACTCGGTGCACGAGGCCGCATGGCTCGAGCGCAACTTGCTGGAAGCCGGCATGCCGCCCTGGAATCGCACGCCGGGCGGTGCGGAGACGTCGATCTACATCGTGATCGACACGCGGCCGCACACCGCCGGGACGCGAACGAGCCACGTCGCACAGTTCGACGGGGTCGTCGGCTTCGGTCCCTACCTCGGCGGGGCGAGGGCACGGCAGGCGGTCTCGGGGCTGCACCGAGCGTTCCCGCTGTCGTACACGCGTGACCGGCTCACCGCCGCCGAACGCGACATCGCGACAAGGCTCGGCGTCGGCCCGCAGTCCAGGAAACGGCTGGCCGCCGCCGTCATCTCCGCGCTCGATGGGACGAACACCGGGGCCGCGCGTGACGTGCTGACAGCGGCGCGCGATCGTGCGGCAGCGGCGCTCACCTTCGAACTGGCCGCTCGGATCCACGCAGAGTTGGCCGCGCTCGAATGGGTGACGAGCGTGCAGCGCGTCACCGTCGAGGGGGGCGGCGACCACGACATATGCGGGTGGGCAGAGGGCCTTGCCGTCACGTTCGCCATCCGCGGCGGGCGGCTGAATGGATGGGAGCAGCGCGCGTGCAGTCGCTCGGCCGTCGCCCGGGCGTGCGCCGTCACGCCGCCTGAATGGGCAGCGTTCGCCCAGCTCAATGCCGAGCTGGCTGCAGCGCTCCTCCGAAGCTGA
- a CDS encoding carbohydrate ABC transporter permease has product MTAVAAPDRPRAKGVAPTQGLRRPRRYGRILLYAALVAGSIPTLLPFVWLVRSALMQDSQMFVSPPEWIPAPFQWSNFSEALTTQPFDRYFVNTLVIAVISVLGTVLTCSVAAFSFSRLRWRGRDVVFALLLSGVMLPYAVTLIPTFVMWQELGALDTIAPLTVPSWFAGAGGGVFNIFLLRQFFLTIPFELDEAAYIDGASPWRVFWTIVMPLSKPAIIVVTIFTFIGTWNDFLGPLLYLQSEENYTLSLGLASFQSMYLTQWGYLMAASAAVIAPIIALFFFLQRYFIEGVTLTGIKN; this is encoded by the coding sequence ATGACCGCCGTGGCGGCCCCGGACCGGCCCCGCGCGAAGGGCGTGGCCCCCACCCAAGGGCTGCGCAGACCTCGCAGGTACGGCCGGATCCTGCTCTACGCGGCGCTGGTGGCAGGGTCGATCCCGACCCTGCTGCCGTTCGTGTGGCTGGTGCGCAGCGCCCTCATGCAGGACAGCCAGATGTTCGTCTCGCCGCCGGAGTGGATCCCCGCGCCGTTCCAGTGGTCCAACTTCAGCGAGGCGCTGACCACGCAGCCCTTCGACCGCTACTTCGTCAACACGCTGGTCATCGCCGTCATCAGCGTCCTGGGCACGGTGCTGACCTGTTCGGTGGCCGCCTTCAGCTTCTCGCGGCTGCGCTGGCGTGGCCGCGACGTGGTGTTCGCGCTGCTGCTGAGCGGCGTCATGCTGCCGTACGCCGTCACGCTCATCCCGACGTTCGTCATGTGGCAGGAACTGGGCGCGCTGGACACGATCGCACCGCTCACCGTACCGAGCTGGTTCGCCGGGGCCGGCGGGGGAGTGTTCAACATCTTCCTGCTGCGGCAGTTCTTCCTGACGATCCCCTTCGAGCTCGACGAGGCCGCCTACATCGACGGGGCCTCGCCGTGGCGGGTGTTCTGGACGATCGTCATGCCGCTGTCGAAGCCCGCGATCATCGTGGTCACCATCTTCACGTTCATCGGCACCTGGAACGACTTCCTCGGCCCGCTGCTCTACCTGCAGAGCGAGGAGAACTACACGTTGTCGCTGGGGCTGGCGTCGTTCCAGAGCATGTACCTGACGCAGTGGGGTTATCTCATGGCGGCGTCCGCGGCGGTGATCGCGCCGATCATCGCGCTGTTCTTCTTCCTGCAGCGCTACTTCATCGAGGGCGTCACCCTGACGGGGATCAAGAACTGA
- a CDS encoding carbohydrate ABC transporter permease, with protein sequence MRRLETRWGILMALPAILGFLIFTIGPMAASAFFSLTDWTIGASPSFVGLDNYTAMVGDELFWASLTTTTYYTLGSVPLVLIVSFAVAMLLNQKARGLAVWRTIFYLPTLVPAIANVVLWIWIFNPDFGLLNSLLRQGGLPASQWIYAESTAVPSLIIMSTWGFGNTMVIFLAGLQGVPRHLYEAVSIDGGGPFRRFWHVTLPMMTPTIFYNLVVGVVGTFQVFNQAYVMTEGGPNHATLFYVYYLFRKAFTESEMGYASALAWTLFMIIMVVTFLMFRNARRWVYYEMAGAR encoded by the coding sequence ATGCGCCGCCTGGAGACCCGCTGGGGCATCCTCATGGCGCTGCCCGCCATCCTCGGGTTCCTGATCTTCACGATCGGCCCGATGGCGGCCTCGGCCTTCTTCAGCCTCACCGACTGGACGATCGGCGCCAGCCCGTCGTTCGTCGGGCTGGACAACTACACCGCCATGGTCGGCGACGAGCTGTTCTGGGCGTCGCTGACGACGACCACGTACTACACGCTCGGCTCGGTCCCGCTGGTGCTCATCGTCAGCTTCGCCGTGGCCATGCTGCTCAACCAGAAGGCCCGCGGCCTGGCGGTGTGGCGGACGATCTTCTACCTGCCCACGCTGGTCCCGGCCATCGCCAATGTCGTGCTCTGGATCTGGATCTTCAACCCGGACTTCGGGCTGCTCAACTCGCTGCTGCGGCAGGGCGGGCTGCCCGCCTCTCAGTGGATCTACGCCGAGTCCACCGCCGTCCCGTCGCTGATCATCATGAGCACCTGGGGCTTCGGCAACACCATGGTGATCTTCCTGGCCGGGCTGCAGGGCGTGCCGCGGCACCTGTACGAGGCGGTGTCGATCGACGGCGGCGGCCCCTTCCGGCGCTTCTGGCACGTCACGCTGCCCATGATGACGCCGACCATCTTCTACAACCTGGTGGTCGGCGTGGTCGGCACCTTCCAGGTCTTCAACCAGGCGTACGTGATGACCGAGGGCGGCCCCAACCACGCCACCCTCTTCTACGTCTACTACCTGTTCCGCAAGGCGTTCACCGAGAGCGAGATGGGCTACGCCAGCGCCCTCGCCTGGACCCTCTTCATGATCATCATGGTGGTGACGTTCCTGATGTTCAGAAACGCCCGCCGCTGGGTCTACTACGAGATGGCAGGTGCGCGATGA
- a CDS encoding ABC transporter substrate-binding protein: MKRRDLLKLGGLAALGTAAAACGGGGGSGAAGNTQLQFMFWGSTFEKKAVESMLEQYEQKNPGVKVKPLFTPDEYDVKLNTLVASNKLPDAGYVPMSMSFRLGEQGKLVNLFPYLQKYPQLAGYLPDAYLWTGQDNLHAIATANESMLLWFSKSAVAAAGVTPPADAASAWTWDQLVENAYKLTVDQNGKRPDESGFDPKQVKQFGVSISFTYGAAWYGFLRSNGADFADETGKKCLLDTPEAIEVFQNLQDLVYKHRVAPGPGQLAATGDEVPGTNILLKTKRVAMVVDGHWSLLDMNESKVDFGMGVLPKYGEPFTASQVAGASAVFAGSKHEQEAVELLAFHNDPRNVDLFAKGLWMPQEKKYYEDQAAIDSWTKNAQHPPEFRTAVVDYARDHGVPDLRNRVKNMSAISSDVLTPALQELESGKRPAAEIMKAAAPKITSMLQGWHHTQDL, encoded by the coding sequence ATGAAGAGACGTGATCTGTTGAAGCTGGGCGGGCTCGCCGCCCTCGGCACCGCGGCAGCCGCCTGCGGCGGTGGCGGCGGCTCCGGCGCGGCCGGGAACACGCAGCTTCAGTTCATGTTCTGGGGCTCGACGTTCGAGAAGAAGGCCGTCGAGAGCATGCTCGAGCAGTACGAGCAGAAGAACCCGGGCGTCAAGGTCAAGCCGCTGTTCACCCCCGACGAGTACGACGTGAAGCTCAACACGCTCGTCGCCAGCAACAAGCTGCCGGACGCCGGCTACGTGCCGATGTCGATGTCCTTCCGCCTCGGCGAGCAGGGCAAGCTGGTCAACCTGTTCCCGTACCTGCAGAAGTATCCGCAGCTGGCCGGCTACCTGCCGGACGCGTACCTGTGGACCGGGCAGGACAACCTGCACGCCATCGCGACGGCGAACGAGTCCATGCTGCTGTGGTTCAGCAAGTCCGCCGTCGCCGCGGCGGGGGTCACGCCGCCCGCCGACGCCGCGTCCGCCTGGACGTGGGACCAGCTCGTGGAGAACGCCTACAAGCTCACCGTCGACCAGAACGGCAAGCGCCCGGACGAGTCCGGCTTCGACCCCAAGCAGGTCAAACAGTTCGGCGTCTCCATCAGCTTCACCTACGGCGCCGCCTGGTACGGCTTCCTGCGCAGCAACGGCGCCGACTTCGCCGACGAGACGGGCAAGAAGTGCCTGCTGGACACGCCCGAGGCCATCGAGGTGTTCCAGAACCTGCAGGACCTGGTCTACAAGCACCGGGTCGCGCCGGGCCCCGGCCAGCTCGCCGCCACCGGCGACGAGGTTCCTGGCACCAACATCCTGCTCAAGACCAAGCGGGTGGCGATGGTGGTGGACGGCCACTGGAGCCTGCTCGACATGAACGAGAGCAAGGTCGACTTCGGCATGGGCGTGCTCCCCAAATACGGGGAGCCGTTCACCGCCAGCCAGGTGGCCGGCGCCTCGGCGGTGTTCGCGGGGAGCAAGCACGAGCAGGAGGCCGTGGAGCTGCTCGCCTTCCACAACGACCCGCGCAACGTCGACCTGTTCGCCAAGGGACTGTGGATGCCCCAGGAGAAGAAGTACTACGAGGACCAGGCGGCCATCGACTCCTGGACCAAGAACGCCCAGCACCCGCCGGAGTTCCGGACCGCGGTCGTCGACTACGCGCGTGACCACGGCGTCCCCGACCTCCGCAACCGCGTCAAGAACATGTCCGCCATCAGCAGCGACGTGCTCACCCCCGCCCTCCAGGAGCTCGAGAGCGGCAAGCGTCCGGCCGCGGAGATCATGAAGGCCGCCGCTCCCAAGATCACCAGCATGCTGCAGGGCTGGCACCACACCCAGGACCTGTGA